The following is a genomic window from Pseudopipra pipra isolate bDixPip1 chromosome 2, bDixPip1.hap1, whole genome shotgun sequence.
GTTGCTCTAAAACGTCTGCAGAGGCACAGGATGGGAGGCAGCAAATAGACCATGTAGCTCAGAGGGAGGAAGCAATCGTGTGCGGGGGGGCTacggggagggagggaacagCTTCGGCAGCGTTTCAGCAAGAGCTTGCCGTGATTGCAGTCCCCTCGCAGTTACTTCGGCTGTCCAACTTTGGCAGTGGGAGGGtttcaaaaatcagaaaatttgCAAAAGATCTTCTCCTCCGGGTAGGCGATGTGTTCCTGATCCTTGAATCCCCGCAGATGTACAaaggataataaaaataataacaataataataaaaacgGCGGCAGTagttgtttgtggttttttttaaatcaaaaatatttttcttaaatatgtgtatttatatatacataggAAAGGAGGGTGGTCACAGGTCTGTAGCAAGAGATAGAAATGCTTATTTGCTACTCATCGCTTGTGATGCGATTGATGGAGTGGAGGGGTAGGAgagacagaagggaaaaaaaaagtctcagcTTGTTGAAGCCCTCTTCGTGTGCAGTGAGAGGTAGTGAAATGTCTGATTGCACCGCGGGGTTGTTGGTTTTCAGGGAGTGTTTTGCTGCATTTAGAGATCTAATCTTGCATTGCTTGCGGCGGAGGGCTGCATCTCGCTGCCATCGGTATTTCCCCCCTCTCTGTCTCGTACACCCTCACTGTTTCCTTCCCGAATCAAAGGGAGTGGGACCGAGGACTGCAGGGcaagaggggaaaacaaaacacatgaaaaaacaaacaaacaaacaaaaaaccccaaacacccccccccccccccccccagtaaAAACTAGTGTTCGGATTTGTagtttcctttctctccttctacTACCAGCCTCCCACTCGTCCTTTTGGGGCGAAAAAATTAAGAAACCCACCAGTTGACCTTCATCATTAAcagtaaatatgtattttgagAGAAAGCTCAGGCCGTACTCTATCAGCAGCACATTTGGGTTTCTTTAAGACAGGCCAGTAGCCGCCGCCACTACCACATCCTTTCTCTCTGTGTATCTATGCGTGTGTGCGTATGCGTGTCTGAGGAGCTGCACTTTCTCGATGCAGTTTAATGCCAGTTTGCTATTCTCTGCAGCCGAGAGGAAAGCAACAGGCAACCCATGGCTGGACgcatagattaaaaaaaaaaaaaaaaaaaaaaaagaaagatcaagagagaggagggggggctgcgggggagagaaagaaaagccaccaccacacacgcacacacacacactctcttTCTTAGTCTCTCgttaaaaggaaaacagtctATGTATTCACAGGGCTGCGCTATCAAGtgcctctcttttctttctattcAACGTCTCCTTCCAATGACACTGCCACCTAGTCCTCTTCATttaggggaagggagaagaggaaaaacaatcCTGGCGATGAATAAAGTGGGAGATCTTTTAATCGACTAATTCGCTTACATTAAAACCTATGCAATTCCGCGATCTGTGTGACGCATTTTTTGCAGTCCTTTCAAAGCTTTAACAGTCTCTCTGGGCATTTTGGTACAGGGGAGAAGAGCGGCGGCAACGCCAGACGCGTTCCCCCTCTCCGATAAACACCTTTCCCAGCGATGCAGTGTATAGGTAAACAGTGGGGAAGGGTagcaaaattttatttcaagttcTTTTAACAACCTGAAATAAATGAATGTCAAATCCAGAAATGCAGGTGTTTCAATCTGCTTGGATGAGTCAGATCCAGCGGAACAAATCACATTGACTATCGCCTCATGTTCCTCCCTTCACAGGCATTAGTTGCAGCTTCTTCCTAACGCTTCTCTGACTCACTctacagacaggaaaaaaattaatcagattTATATTTTGGAgaggggggagggaagaagagaggaaaaaaaaaaaaaaaaaggggggtgTTGGATCCAGCTACACTTTTACTATACCTCTTTCTCCGGGAGACTGAGGatcaggaaaacaaggctgtTATCCACTCACTGGCACAGAGGCGCGTCTgattcctgctttgctgagtgTTTTTAACCACCTTTCCTCAGTGTTATGTGTGAAATAAATCAGAAatctttcaaattaaaagaaaaaaaacccaataaaaataTAGGTTCCCAATACATTGCTCACAGATCTAGTTCCGAGTCTCAGTTCTGCACcgtttttttctcctttatttgaGTCCGGACCCAAAGTACACAGTTAATTCTGCAACGTGTGGTAGGGAGGCTTTCAAAcgaaaaagaagaaaaaacaaatattcttCTCTGCCTCATTGATGGGTGGCCCCTTGCAAACAGACGGTCGCCAGTCTTAGCCAGGCAGCACGCGGAGCGAACGCCGATCCCAGATAAACCAGATCCATTTCACCAGCCGCCCGCAGGTAAGTGAAGAATTCAGAGAAAATTCAACAGTTGGAGCCGCGCTTTGCTTTGCCTCGCGCGCTCGctcgctctctctctctctctctctctctctctttctccctctctctctccccccccccgcccctctCCGCCTCGCCTCCCTCACTGCAGCACTCGCGGggccgccgcgccgcgccgcaCTCGCCCAGCTCCACTCTCCGACTGCCGCTATTCACCTCACGCCGCGGCTTAAACATTGATACGGATTCAGCGCCAGCCAatcggcggcggcggcggcgcccggCCCCGGCCTCCACCGGCCAAtggcgggcggcgggcgggtGGGGGGCGTGGCTGCGGCGGGCGCTGGGTGTCATTGATTAGATCGGCTCGGAGGGGGACGCGCAGCGCGCGAGCGGCCCGGCCGGGCGGGAGGGATGCGGGATCTCGCCGCCGCGCCCCGCAGCGCCACCAGCCCCCCCACGGCCGCTCCCGGCTCCGCGTTAGTTATTCATTTATATCTACATCTCCCCCCCCGCCcgcttatttatttattttttgagacGTATTAACAAGTCTTCCGTGTTGACAggtgggaaaggaaggggggcGCGACACCCCCGAACTCGCCCAAAGCGCTGCGAGGGTGAGGACTTGGCTCCGCTGCGCGGTCCCCGAGCGCCCCGGGGACTCGCCGACCCGAGGATGCATGTCgggaggggtgtgtgtggaTGAGGACAACCCCCCGCCGTCACCTCCGCCCCGGCCCTGCCGAGCCGCCCCGCGAGGGTCTCCCCTCCCCGAGGGGCAGGTCCCGAGTGCGGGAGTATCTCCCGCCtgcccgcggggccgcggcgcggggcagccccgggtGAGGGGCCGGGGGCCGCAGCAGCATTCTCCGCTCCTCTCCCCGCCCGAAGCGGCGCGGCAGGAGGCTCCCGGCCGGGGGCGGTGGTTGCGGGGGGAGGACCGAGGCTGGAAAGGTGCGTGCTCGGATTGCCGGAGCGCCGGTCTCGACCCGCGCGTACCGACATGAAGCTGCCATTTGTGACCAGCGTGTAAGTAGCAAGAATCGCttagggggaaaggggaaaaaaaaaagagaaaaataaatttaaaaagggaaaatatacTCTGTAGCACTTATAAGACGCTCCTGAATTATTTTAGGAGCATCTCTTAAAAGATTCAATTAAGGCAGCTGCTCCTTCGCCTTGCTCAGTAAGATAACCTTCAGCCCTGAGTTATTATGTCCATAAATATCATTTGACTTGGAAAAAGTCTGGCAAATTTATAAATTCAAATCAGTGTTCTTTCCAG
Proteins encoded in this region:
- the LOC135409709 gene encoding uncharacterized protein LOC135409709, whose protein sequence is MSGGVCVDEDNPPPSPPPRPCRAAPRGSPLPEGQVPSAGVSPACPRGRGAGQPRVRGRGPQQHSPLLSPPEAARQEAPGRGRWLRGEDRGWKGACSDCRSAGLDPRVPT